Proteins encoded together in one Desulfosporosinus meridiei DSM 13257 window:
- the grpE gene encoding nucleotide exchange factor GrpE: MARMREETLRGPKSMDEGQVEDTQERDLENPPEEDSLDSNDMSPLEKIMTLEAELIQAKAKADEHKDHMLRLQAEFDNYRKRTQKEKTEIIKYASERLISELLPVLDNFERAASSAQVNPDFNAFSQGIDMIYRQLQTALNKEGLKAIEAAGQPFDPNLHDAVLRVESDEHPENTVVEELQKGYYLKEKVLRPSMVKVSN; this comes from the coding sequence ATGGCGCGAATGAGAGAAGAAACTCTCAGAGGCCCAAAAAGTATGGATGAGGGTCAAGTGGAGGATACGCAAGAGCGTGACCTTGAGAATCCTCCGGAAGAAGATAGTCTGGATAGTAACGATATGAGTCCTTTAGAAAAAATAATGACTCTGGAAGCTGAGCTTATTCAAGCAAAAGCCAAAGCTGATGAGCATAAAGATCATATGTTACGATTACAGGCGGAATTTGATAACTACCGAAAACGCACTCAGAAGGAAAAAACAGAGATCATTAAATATGCATCTGAACGCCTTATATCAGAGTTACTACCGGTTTTAGATAATTTTGAACGGGCGGCCAGTTCGGCCCAAGTAAACCCGGACTTCAATGCCTTCTCCCAGGGGATAGACATGATTTACCGTCAATTGCAAACTGCGCTTAACAAAGAAGGGCTTAAAGCAATTGAGGCTGCCGGGCAGCCTTTTGATCCCAATCTCCATGATGCGGTGCTCAGAGTAGAGTCTGATGAACATCCGGAAAACACAGTTGTCGAAGAACTACAAAAAGGATATTACCTTAAAGAAAAAGTTTTACGTCCCAGCATGGTTAAGGTTTCGAACTAG
- the hrcA gene encoding heat-inducible transcriptional repressor HrcA, whose protein sequence is MQMDERKRKILRAIVQDYIATAEPIGSRTIARKFDLGVSSATIRNEMADLEELGFIEQPYTSAGRIPSDAGYRYFVDCLMDPQELNAEEMEIIERESSKRINELQEVIAHTGKLLSELTNLTSLVLGPHKGKSTFGKMHFLPYQPGQVIMVIVKENGAVENHILDVGENLSAEELQHVAEVFNQKMRGYSISQVKRSMLHEIYSELSRQRLLIDNAMDMLRAILDGKEEDERIHLGGTLNMLNQPEFKDLAKVKTLFKVFEDNEPLKKLLTPRQEGLNVTIGGENTLKEFRDCSLISATYKVNGLTIGAVGVLGPTRMDYAKVIAIVDFMTRSMTEILTRRRR, encoded by the coding sequence ATGCAAATGGATGAGCGCAAACGCAAAATATTGAGAGCGATAGTTCAGGATTATATTGCTACCGCCGAACCTATTGGATCTCGAACGATTGCTCGTAAGTTTGATCTGGGCGTATCTTCAGCAACTATACGAAACGAAATGGCTGATTTAGAAGAGTTAGGATTTATTGAACAACCCTATACCTCTGCGGGACGAATTCCTTCGGACGCAGGATATCGATACTTTGTAGATTGTCTGATGGATCCTCAAGAGCTTAATGCCGAGGAAATGGAGATCATTGAGCGTGAAAGCTCGAAAAGAATCAATGAGCTGCAGGAAGTGATTGCTCATACGGGAAAACTCTTATCCGAGCTTACAAACCTGACCAGTCTGGTGCTGGGTCCCCATAAAGGCAAAAGTACCTTTGGGAAAATGCATTTTCTCCCCTATCAACCTGGGCAGGTTATTATGGTCATCGTCAAAGAAAACGGGGCCGTGGAGAATCATATTTTGGATGTGGGCGAAAATCTCTCAGCGGAAGAACTTCAGCATGTGGCAGAGGTTTTTAACCAGAAGATGCGGGGATATTCCATAAGTCAAGTCAAACGCAGCATGCTGCATGAAATATATAGTGAATTATCGAGGCAAAGACTTTTAATAGATAACGCCATGGATATGTTAAGGGCTATCTTAGATGGTAAAGAGGAAGATGAACGTATCCATCTCGGTGGAACTCTAAATATGCTCAATCAACCTGAATTTAAAGATTTGGCTAAGGTCAAAACACTCTTCAAGGTGTTTGAAGATAATGAACCCTTGAAAAAACTGCTAACCCCCCGCCAGGAAGGACTAAATGTAACTATTGGTGGAGAAAATACATTGAAGGAATTTCGTGACTGCAGCCTGATTTCGGCGACCTATAAGGTCAATGGATTAACCATCGGGGCGGTGGGCGTACTTGGGCCGACCCGAATGGATTACGCCAAAGTAATAGCTATTGTCGATTTTATGACCCGGAGTATGACAGAAATTCTTACGCGACGCAGGCGGTGA